A window from Zingiber officinale cultivar Zhangliang chromosome 7A, Zo_v1.1, whole genome shotgun sequence encodes these proteins:
- the LOC121999454 gene encoding receptor-like protein EIX1 → MATGATHNLLLYLFWISVSFFSGSLQLCIEKEMKALLSVRSGFPDVDRRLSPWKGNDCCSWAGVGCHNVTGHVIKLDLSILQSQTVFNRSEVHPSLFHLKHLKYLDLSGNNLSGHQIPGSIVSLTQLQHLDLSGCGFKGEIPYQLGNLYNIEGLFLGFNRLEGVIPKSIGNLSKMSSLDLSVNRIVGGLPETIGNLTAMQNLELVSNQISGKIPDSIGNLHQLEFLDISGNNISGSIPGTLGSLCNLSGIVLGYNNITGRIVEFFEQLSRCRNNKPLHLDLYKNQFNGPFPSNFERLQRLIYLSLGFNQLSGSVPASLGKLSALQWLGLESNHLVGDITEAHFANLTNLYSMDISDNNLSVKVSQDWLLPFQAEAIIMGSCNLGPRFPPWLRNQTILNNLDISNNGISDAFPDWFWSLCLPEMWLNVSHNHMRGMLPRSLECFKNVRSFDLSYNNFEGFIPRMQLSYAYLDFSHNSFFGPIPKSMFGELRISYLILFNNKLNGSIPSSICTQRELHIVNLANNDLSGTLPDCWGNASELGIIDVSNNKLSDSIPRTFGLLARLQSLHMNNNSLSGTIPSTLQHCKQLVVMDLSWNKLSGAIPSWFGSRLSTLRVLSLRSNNFTGAIPPQLSLIPSLQVLNLAHNNLFGSLPPSFGMFSSMMASQNKKESAPLYDAPLYGGSIYYMESVILNAKDSELPFTTYVLLVVTSIDLSNNNLSSSIPREITNLQGLRFLNLSSNHFLGNIPNEIGLMGQLESLDLSENQLSGRIPSSISNLNFLGTLNLSYNNLIGKIPTGTQLQSFTNLSYIGNSQLCGEPLQTKCPSDNLTIDSRGTNEEEGMHKDDDEHGGIWYFIGFAPGFVFGFWGFIGAVMIKRSTRIKYILIIDRICIR, encoded by the coding sequence ATGGCTACTGGTGCTACACacaaccttcttctttaccttttcTGGATTTCTGTCTCTTTTTTCTCTGGATCTTTGCAACTCTGCATAGAGAAGGAGATGAAAGCTCTCCTGAGCGTGAGGAGTGGATTCCCTGACGTCGATAGGCGGCTATCTCCATGGAAGGGCAATGATTGCTGCAGTTGGGCAGGTGTAGGATGCCACAACGTCACAGGTCATGTTATCAAACTTGACCTCTCTATTTTGCAATCTCAAACTGTTTTCAACAGAAGCGAGGTGCATCCTTCATTGTTTCATTTGAAGCATTTGAAGTATCTAGATTTAAGTGGGAACAACTTATCTGGCCATCAAATTCCTGGCTCGATTGTATCTTTAACTCAATTGCAGCACTTGGACCTTTCCGGATGTGGTTTCAAAGGAGAAATTCCCTACCAACTTGGCAATCTCTACAATATAGAAGGCCTGTTCCTCGGTTTTAACCGTCTCGAAGGTGTAATACCGAAAAGCATAGGAAACTTGAGTAAAATGTCAAGTCTGGACCTTTCTGTTAATAGAATTGTTGGAGGCTTACCGGAGACTATTGGCAATCTAACTGCAATGCAAAATTTGGAATTAGTATCTAATCAGATTAGTGGGAAGATACCAGATTCAATTGGAAATCTCCACCAGTTAGAATTTCTCGATATCTCGGGTAACAACATAAGTGGATCGATCCCTGGTACCTTAGGAAGTCTATGCAACTTGAGTGGAATTGTTCTCGGTTATAACAATATAACAGGGAGAattgttgaattctttgaacaACTATCAAGATGCAGAAATAATAAACCTCTTCACCTTGACTTGTATAAAAATCAGTTTAACGGTCCTTTTCCAAGTAATTTTGAGAGGCTTCAAAGATTAATTTATCTAAGCCTTGGTTTCAATCAATTGAGTGGCTCAGTTCCAGCATCCTTGGGGAAATTGTCTGCATTACAGTGGTTAGGCCTAGAGTCAAACCACTTGGTTGGAGACATCACAGAAGCCCACTTTGCCAATCTCACAAATTTATATAGCATGGATATATCTGACAACAACTTGTCAGTCAAAGTGAGCCAAGATTGGCTTCTTCCATTTCAAGCAGAAGCAATTATAATGGGCTCTTGCAACTTGGGACCTAGATTTCCTCCATGGCTGCGGAACCAAACCATTTTAAATAACCTAGACATATCAAATAATGGAATATCAGATGCTTTTCCTGATTGGTTTTGGAGCTTGTGCTTACCCGAAATGTGGCTAAATGTTTCTCACAATCATATGAGAGGGATGCTGCCGCGCTCTTTAGAATGCTTCAAGAATGTAAGATCTTTCGATTTAAGTTACAACAACTTTGAAGGCTTCATTCCAAGAATGCAACTTTCATATGCATATTTGGACTTTTCTCACAATTCCTTTTTTGGACCAATTCCTAAAAGCATGTTTGGTGAGTTGCGTATTTCCTATCTGATTTTGTTCAACAACAAACTGAATGGCAGCATTCCGTCTTCAATTTGTACACAAAGAGAATTGCATATTGTGAACCTCGCCAATAATGATTTATCTGGAACACTCCCAGATTGTTGGGGTAATGCATCAGAGTTAGGGATAATTGATGTTTCCAACAACAAATTATCCGACAGCATTCCCAGAACATTTGGGCTTTTAGCCAGACTGCAATCACTGCACATGAATAATAATAGTTTATCTGGTACAATTCCCTCAACTTTACAACATTGCAAGCAACTTGTAGTTATGGACTTGAGCTGGAATAAATTGTCCGGAGCTATACCCAGCTGGTTTGGAAGTAGACTATCAACATTACGAGTTCTTTCTCTAAGGTCAAATAATTTCACTGGTGCAATTCCCCCACAACTCTCTTTGATCCCATCTCTCCAAGTGCTAAACCTGGCTCACAATAATCTCTTTGGCTCTTTGCCTCCAAGTTTTGGCATGTTTAGCTCCATGATGGCGAGCCAGAACAAAAAAGAATCTGCTCCATTATATGATGCTCCATTATATGGTGGTTCCATTTATTACATGGAAAGTGTCATCTTAAATGCTAAAGATTCGGAACTTCCATTCACCACTTATGTGCTTTTAGTTGTTACTAGCATTGACCTCTCGAATAATAATCTCTCAAGTAGCATTCCTAGAGAAATCACAAACCTCCAAGGCCTTCGCTTTCTCAACTTGTCTTCGAATCATTTCTTAGGAAACATACCAAATGAGATTGGTCTCATGGGTCAACTAGAATCACTTGATCTTTCAGAGAATCAATTGTCGGGTAGAATTCCTTCAAGCatctctaatttaaattttttgggCACCCTAAACTTATCTTACAACAATCTCATTGGAAAAATACCAACGGGCACTCAGCTACAATCTTTCACCAACTTATCCTATATTGGCAATTCTCAGCTTTGTGGGGAACCACTCCAAACTAAGTGCCCAAGTGACAACCTAACCATTGATAGTAGAGGGACAAATGAAGAAGAGGGCATGCATAAAGATGATGATGAGCATGGAGGAATTTGGTATTTCATTGGATTCGCTCCTGGATTTGTGTTTGGCTTTTGGGGATTCATTGGTGCAGTTATGATCAAGAGAAGCACAAGAATCAAATACATCCTAATCATTGATAGGATTTGTATAAGGTAA